A window of the Glaciimonas sp. CA11.2 genome harbors these coding sequences:
- a CDS encoding replication endonuclease — MQSKHVVLPARQRHLTFLQSEGFAPELARLPYKWRKRVIGQALDKMAWSSWYKIYESVATDFVREFADRYVPAGLDLSQHDADIVATAKKAAAHVVEALWGAQSDLHALQVIRCECAEYGIDAPEFDELKDVIARAVNPHWWRGQLRKRIGRAFEAGNIRLGYVHYHGEPYASHDTVIARMAQNRRNELALDGQKLENELGQQFTLAELAGTTTANKAIRRGELMLRLNGFETIAKELGDEGLFVTWTCPSHFHATLHSGKPNPKFSGATPREANAYLQKVTARFRSALARRGIGLYGFRIAEPHHDATPHWHMLLFVRPTARYKTTHIVDVASRATRLMKRYAWTAERGEPGAFERRLEVVRIDWNKGSAAGYIAKYVAKNIDGAHVGDHKTKDGYVVVPDCVGDLELVPSARIEAWAACWGIRQFQQWGGAPVTVWRELRRIKDDMLVEAPEPMKRAWNAVQKIEGEKRADFAEYMRVQGGPIVPRKDLVITLAKDVTTCIGRYGETIKSTPYGVHCAALFGVVFKSVRHIWTPVASAATACDGAAVALPRTRVNNCTHPEPAPREKQPDWSFPDVSKFPPEARSALIDAWAALKACPYPRIFDERKE, encoded by the coding sequence ATGCAGTCTAAACACGTCGTTCTGCCTGCCCGTCAACGGCATTTGACCTTTTTACAATCGGAAGGATTTGCGCCGGAATTAGCGCGGTTGCCTTACAAGTGGCGCAAGCGCGTCATCGGTCAGGCACTCGACAAAATGGCGTGGTCCTCCTGGTACAAAATTTATGAGTCGGTGGCGACGGACTTTGTTCGTGAGTTTGCTGACCGCTATGTGCCTGCTGGCCTCGATCTGTCGCAGCACGATGCGGACATTGTGGCGACGGCCAAGAAAGCGGCGGCGCATGTGGTCGAGGCGCTATGGGGCGCGCAATCGGACCTGCATGCGTTGCAGGTCATCCGCTGTGAATGTGCCGAGTACGGGATCGATGCACCGGAATTTGACGAACTCAAAGATGTGATCGCACGGGCGGTGAATCCGCACTGGTGGCGCGGTCAGTTACGTAAGCGCATCGGTCGGGCCTTTGAGGCGGGCAACATCCGCCTCGGCTATGTCCACTATCACGGCGAACCCTATGCCAGCCACGACACGGTGATCGCCCGAATGGCGCAAAACCGCCGTAACGAACTGGCGCTGGACGGCCAGAAATTAGAAAACGAACTCGGTCAGCAATTCACGCTGGCTGAACTGGCCGGTACCACCACGGCAAATAAAGCGATACGACGAGGAGAGTTAATGCTGCGATTAAATGGCTTTGAAACCATCGCAAAAGAACTGGGAGATGAAGGCTTGTTTGTGACGTGGACGTGTCCTTCTCACTTTCATGCGACGTTGCATAGTGGCAAGCCGAACCCGAAATTTAGCGGGGCGACACCCCGCGAAGCGAATGCGTACCTACAGAAAGTAACAGCGCGTTTCCGATCGGCACTGGCACGGCGCGGGATTGGGTTGTATGGCTTTCGGATTGCCGAACCGCATCATGACGCCACGCCCCATTGGCACATGCTGTTATTTGTGCGACCGACCGCCAGGTATAAAACGACGCACATTGTGGATGTGGCCAGTCGCGCCACGCGTCTGATGAAGCGCTACGCGTGGACCGCTGAACGGGGCGAACCGGGTGCGTTTGAGCGTCGGCTGGAAGTCGTCCGGATTGATTGGAACAAAGGTAGCGCAGCCGGATATATCGCGAAATATGTCGCCAAGAATATCGACGGCGCACATGTGGGCGACCATAAAACCAAGGATGGCTATGTTGTAGTGCCGGATTGCGTCGGCGACTTAGAGCTGGTCCCGTCGGCAAGGATTGAAGCATGGGCCGCATGTTGGGGCATTCGCCAGTTTCAGCAATGGGGCGGCGCGCCGGTCACGGTCTGGCGTGAGTTGCGTCGCATCAAAGACGACATGCTGGTGGAAGCACCGGAACCGATGAAGCGTGCATGGAATGCTGTGCAAAAGATCGAAGGCGAAAAGCGCGCTGACTTTGCGGAGTATATGCGGGTACAAGGTGGTCCCATCGTCCCACGTAAAGATCTGGTCATCACGCTGGCCAAGGATGTGACCACCTGCATCGGACGCTATGGCGAGACGATCAAGTCGACGCCATACGGTGTGCATTGTGCGGCGTTGTTTGGGGTGGTGTTTAAGTCGGTGCGACACATCTGGACGCCGGTCGCATCGGCTGCCACCGCATGCGACGGGGCGGCAGTTGCCCTTCCTCGGACTCGTGTAAATAACTGTACGCACCCCGAACCGGCACCGAGAGAAAAACAGCCGGACTGGTCGTTTCCTGATGTGAGTAAATTCCCTCCGGAGGCCAGATCCGCGCTCATTGATGCCTGGGCAGCCCTAAAAGCCTGCCCGTATCCCCGAATTTTTGATGAAAGGAAAGAGTGA
- a CDS encoding ogr/Delta-like zinc finger family protein translates to MRVISLPCPHCGERVRAAKSRTMSNLMKEITYMCQNPECGHTFVASLEVLRTLSMSAIPNPDVRIHLSQHVRNACANQLALFKSE, encoded by the coding sequence ATGAGAGTCATCAGTTTGCCTTGCCCCCATTGCGGCGAACGGGTGCGGGCCGCTAAAAGCCGCACGATGTCCAACCTAATGAAAGAGATCACGTACATGTGCCAGAACCCGGAATGTGGTCACACCTTTGTGGCGAGTCTCGAAGTATTGCGCACGTTATCGATGTCCGCGATTCCGAACCCGGATGTACGGATTCATTTGTCGCAGCACGTCCGTAATGCTTGCGCTAATCAACTCGCTTTATTCAAGAGTGAATGA
- a CDS encoding helix-turn-helix transcriptional regulator, with protein MSNIFDRLRLERKRLGLNQDEFAAIGGVKKGAQFNYENGTRNPDSSYLAAIAEAGVDVQYVLTGKIGAATLAAEESELVASYRALDIRGKAGVLGMIDGLSDPKQPPESPAFINHGKVGQQIVGGINAPQTFNMGGRKKKKNTIPE; from the coding sequence ATGAGTAATATTTTTGATAGATTAAGGCTTGAACGGAAGCGCTTAGGCCTTAACCAAGACGAATTTGCGGCTATCGGTGGAGTTAAAAAAGGTGCCCAGTTTAATTATGAAAACGGTACCCGAAATCCAGATTCTTCTTATTTGGCTGCGATTGCTGAGGCCGGTGTGGATGTGCAATACGTGCTTACCGGAAAGATCGGGGCAGCAACTTTGGCAGCAGAAGAAAGTGAGCTTGTAGCAAGCTATCGTGCTTTAGACATTCGCGGTAAAGCGGGTGTACTCGGTATGATTGATGGTTTGAGCGATCCTAAACAACCGCCGGAATCACCAGCCTTTATTAATCATGGAAAAGTTGGTCAACAAATTGTTGGCGGAATAAACGCTCCCCAAACGTTTAACATGGGTGGTCGGAAAAAAAAGAAAAATACTATTCCAGAGTGA
- a CDS encoding PEP-CTERM sorting domain-containing protein translates to MKTVLQFTLLATVIAASSAAHATLVTYDFTDTITSMFEYNGTTKAITNVTSSSMSGVAFSNGDTAHGTFSYDTATVLSPYYQPPAQAQGSYVLYYGPMSSTLTFDKSMFVYNSVSDGLIQVADNASSFSGWDVFYLGTGAAYSPLTFQSMTLNLFDSSGQVFSSAAVPRTLPLSGFSYADVDYTWLRQSDGSQMHISSKITSLEMEPSLPVPEPGTYTLLLGGLGLMGFMGRRRKFS, encoded by the coding sequence ATGAAAACCGTCTTACAATTTACGTTGCTGGCAACTGTGATAGCCGCCAGTTCCGCCGCTCACGCGACTCTTGTGACCTACGATTTCACCGATACCATAACATCGATGTTTGAATACAATGGGACCACGAAGGCAATTACAAATGTGACATCAAGTTCTATGTCAGGAGTGGCATTTTCCAATGGTGATACAGCCCATGGGACGTTTTCGTATGATACGGCTACCGTCCTTTCACCTTATTATCAGCCGCCTGCTCAGGCGCAAGGCAGTTACGTCCTTTACTATGGACCCATGTCTTCAACATTGACATTTGATAAAAGCATGTTTGTATATAATTCTGTTTCTGATGGTTTAATTCAAGTCGCTGATAATGCTTCATCGTTTTCAGGATGGGATGTGTTCTATTTAGGTACTGGGGCGGCCTACTCCCCGCTCACGTTTCAATCTATGACTCTCAACTTATTTGACTCATCAGGACAAGTATTTAGCAGCGCAGCAGTTCCACGAACGTTGCCTCTATCGGGCTTCAGCTATGCAGATGTTGACTACACTTGGCTTCGCCAAAGCGATGGAAGTCAAATGCATATTTCCAGCAAAATCACGTCTCTAGAAATGGAACCAAGTTTGCCAGTTCCTGAACCGGGTACCTACACCCTGCTGCTGGGTGGCCTCGGTTTGATGGGCTTCATGGGCAGGCGTCGCAAATTCTCATAA
- a CDS encoding phage late control D family protein — protein sequence MTDLIPDFRVTLDGRDLTAIIHPRLISLTLTECRNESADQLDLALDDTDGQLAIPSKGAKIHLHIGWKHSGLVDKGTFTVDEVEHSGAPDTITLRARTVNLIDTFRRVEEHSFHDTTLGAIIEMIAFRQQLTAGIAEALRNVAIKHIDQTRESDAAFLRRLGKRYDAVATVKNDTLIFMPASRSQTMSGKPLPPIDITRQLGDSHRYHSAERDSYTGVRVFWQDDKQVLRRSVVAGTAGNAKRLRTTYANEADARTAAVAEWLRIQRGLATFELTLAVGNPEFMPQSPVTVSGFKATIDSVDWLTAKVTHSIGSNGFTTAIELETKTEEAEMEREEQSDPDEGITGVTAAWHDKVSKRQGEELAGARGNTKALQHLYVSKQSASRAAQLEWEKIRERREIIEENSRQQGIR from the coding sequence ATGACCGATCTTATCCCTGATTTCCGTGTCACCTTAGATGGCCGTGACCTGACCGCCATCATCCATCCGCGCCTGATCAGCCTCACGCTGACCGAATGCCGCAACGAATCAGCCGACCAGCTCGACCTTGCGCTCGACGATACCGACGGTCAACTAGCGATTCCCTCCAAAGGCGCAAAGATCCATTTACACATCGGCTGGAAACATAGCGGCCTGGTCGACAAAGGCACCTTTACCGTGGATGAAGTCGAACACAGCGGCGCACCCGATACCATCACGTTACGCGCCCGCACGGTGAATCTGATCGACACCTTCCGGCGAGTCGAAGAACATAGCTTTCATGACACCACACTGGGTGCAATCATTGAAATGATCGCGTTCCGACAGCAACTCACTGCGGGCATCGCGGAGGCACTGCGCAACGTTGCTATCAAGCATATCGATCAGACGCGGGAGAGTGATGCGGCCTTTCTGCGCCGTCTCGGCAAACGCTACGACGCGGTCGCCACCGTGAAAAACGATACGCTGATCTTTATGCCCGCCAGCCGCAGTCAGACTATGTCCGGTAAACCATTACCCCCAATCGATATCACGCGCCAACTCGGTGACAGCCACCGCTATCACAGTGCCGAACGCGATAGCTATACCGGTGTACGGGTGTTCTGGCAAGACGACAAGCAAGTCCTGCGTCGTAGCGTGGTGGCGGGGACAGCAGGCAACGCCAAACGCCTGCGCACCACCTATGCCAACGAAGCGGATGCCCGCACGGCAGCGGTCGCCGAATGGCTGCGCATCCAGCGCGGACTGGCAACGTTTGAACTGACACTGGCGGTAGGCAATCCGGAATTTATGCCACAGTCACCGGTCACGGTATCGGGCTTTAAAGCAACCATCGATAGCGTGGACTGGCTGACAGCGAAAGTCACGCACAGCATCGGCAGCAATGGCTTTACCACAGCCATCGAACTGGAAACCAAAACGGAAGAAGCGGAAATGGAACGCGAAGAGCAGAGTGATCCGGATGAAGGGATCACCGGCGTTACCGCAGCGTGGCACGATAAGGTCAGCAAGCGTCAAGGGGAGGAACTGGCGGGCGCTCGTGGCAATACGAAAGCACTACAACACCTCTACGTCAGCAAGCAAAGCGCTTCCCGTGCCGCCCAACTCGAATGGGAAAAGATACGGGAGCGGCGGGAGATTATTGAAGAAAATAGCCGGCAACAAGGCATTCGTTGA
- a CDS encoding phage tail protein, with protein sequence MMMALGMFVFSLPTLAYQELQRQTEWKHVSNARVGARDAFQFTGKGDDTITLSGWIAPELTGSLYALDALRLMADTGKSWILIQGTGRIYGAYIITSMTEGKTHLGSDGNPGRVEFAITLKCTDDDVRNTLRNLGNIGTLRDMLTLDGLANNVNVVNGIGGLLSGLVTR encoded by the coding sequence ATGATGATGGCCCTCGGCATGTTCGTCTTCAGCCTCCCCACGCTGGCCTATCAGGAACTCCAACGCCAAACCGAATGGAAACACGTCAGCAACGCCCGTGTCGGAGCGCGTGACGCGTTTCAGTTCACCGGCAAGGGCGACGACACCATCACGCTCTCCGGCTGGATAGCGCCCGAACTGACCGGCTCGCTCTATGCGCTCGATGCATTACGCCTGATGGCCGACACCGGCAAGTCATGGATACTGATTCAGGGAACCGGACGGATTTATGGTGCCTATATCATCACCAGCATGACCGAAGGCAAAACCCACCTCGGCAGCGACGGCAATCCGGGCCGCGTCGAGTTTGCGATCACGCTCAAATGCACCGACGACGATGTGCGCAATACGTTGCGCAATCTGGGCAACATCGGCACGCTGCGCGATATGCTCACCCTTGATGGGCTGGCCAACAACGTGAACGTGGTCAATGGGATAGGCGGCTTGCTCAGTGGACTCGTCACCCGATGA
- a CDS encoding phage tail tape measure protein, with protein MTALDKVTGPLKKIQAAASPTAKAIKATSDRLKELGGQQKKLNAFLELKRGLKTTSVELRNAQQHAKAIGDQLGTLTAQASPAAAAVKKLSTEYKKSQAVVEKLKTTYRANLETNKQLNTALTATGMSTKNLSNAQVWLKDSVAYANAELAAQQKKLTSIARQQERMGAARQRLHTTRATAGNVAMAGAGMTAAGVASGMPILKTVKDFMRYEDSMVGIAKQVDGARDGNGKLTATYYAMGSAMRELATRIPMATTELIDLTVAGARMGIQGKDNLLAFTTNNAKMATAFEMPAGEIGDQMGKIAGIFKIPIQSLDKLGDAINYLDDNAISKGADIIGVLQGDLAGAASTIGLSVKNAAALASTLLTLGESPERADTASSGMLRQLQIAKMNPERFQVGARMIGMSSKDLQLGMITDAQKTILTVLDKINALPTESKMEAVTRLFGKDWGGAIAKLAGGVGEYRRQLELANGEAAKGSMDREFQARLDTLSAKWQLLQNKVFGFSAMTGSTLKPALTDIMETVGRVTERLSVWIEANPQLTGTLLKIAAVLAVILVVLGVLALGIAAILGPFAIMRFVLSAIGLQGGIVIPVLKGIGAALLFVGGAMKGAFLFLLTNPIGLTILAIVAALAALAGAAYLIVNNWTSIKSVLSDAWAGIAAVFSGGIGAISARILNWSPVGLFYRAFEGVLRWFGIDLPATFTGFGANIMHGLVNGMSGALGAVKTTITGAGENVIGWFKDKLGIRSPSRVFAALGDDTMQGLALGLQRSEDAPVRQIGTMAKRLTQLGAGIAIGAAAIPAMAFDTRPPMAARGSNSGTVFQGDTIQIIIQTTPTMDGNAIAQAVAQALDQRDREKRARQRSSLHDY; from the coding sequence ATGACCGCGCTCGACAAAGTCACCGGTCCGCTCAAAAAAATACAGGCCGCAGCATCGCCGACCGCGAAAGCCATCAAAGCGACCAGTGACCGGCTCAAAGAACTGGGTGGCCAGCAAAAGAAACTCAATGCATTTTTAGAACTCAAGCGCGGCCTTAAAACCACGTCGGTCGAACTACGCAATGCGCAGCAGCACGCCAAAGCCATCGGCGACCAGTTAGGCACGCTGACCGCCCAAGCGTCCCCAGCGGCGGCGGCCGTCAAGAAACTCAGCACCGAATACAAGAAGTCACAAGCAGTGGTGGAGAAACTCAAGACGACCTACCGCGCTAATCTGGAGACCAATAAACAACTCAACACCGCGCTCACCGCCACCGGCATGAGTACCAAAAATTTGAGCAACGCACAGGTATGGCTCAAAGACAGCGTGGCCTATGCCAACGCCGAATTAGCGGCGCAACAAAAGAAACTGACCAGCATTGCACGACAGCAAGAGCGCATGGGCGCAGCACGGCAGCGCCTGCATACGACCCGTGCCACCGCAGGAAATGTCGCCATGGCGGGCGCAGGCATGACCGCCGCAGGCGTGGCCAGCGGCATGCCCATCCTTAAAACGGTCAAGGACTTCATGCGCTATGAGGACAGCATGGTCGGGATTGCCAAACAGGTCGACGGCGCACGCGATGGCAATGGCAAACTGACTGCCACCTATTACGCCATGGGTAGCGCGATGCGCGAACTGGCGACCCGGATTCCGATGGCGACGACGGAACTGATTGACCTGACCGTGGCCGGTGCACGCATGGGGATCCAGGGCAAAGACAATCTGCTGGCCTTCACCACCAACAATGCCAAGATGGCCACCGCCTTCGAGATGCCTGCGGGTGAAATCGGCGACCAGATGGGCAAGATCGCAGGGATTTTTAAGATTCCAATCCAGAGCCTCGACAAGCTCGGAGACGCGATCAATTATCTGGACGATAACGCGATCTCCAAGGGGGCCGATATCATTGGTGTGTTACAAGGCGATCTGGCCGGTGCCGCGTCCACCATCGGCCTGTCGGTAAAAAATGCCGCTGCCTTGGCGTCCACGCTGCTAACACTGGGCGAATCCCCTGAACGGGCCGATACCGCCTCGTCCGGCATGCTGCGCCAGTTGCAAATAGCGAAAATGAATCCTGAACGGTTTCAGGTCGGTGCCAGGATGATCGGCATGAGCAGTAAAGATTTACAACTTGGCATGATTACCGATGCGCAGAAGACCATCCTGACGGTGCTCGATAAAATCAACGCACTACCGACCGAATCCAAGATGGAAGCGGTGACCCGTTTATTCGGCAAAGACTGGGGCGGCGCAATTGCCAAGTTAGCCGGAGGCGTCGGCGAATACCGACGACAACTGGAACTGGCCAACGGCGAAGCCGCCAAGGGCAGCATGGACCGCGAGTTTCAGGCGCGGCTCGATACCTTATCGGCCAAATGGCAACTTTTACAAAACAAAGTATTCGGCTTCTCGGCCATGACCGGCAGCACCTTAAAACCGGCACTGACCGACATCATGGAGACGGTCGGGCGCGTAACCGAACGCCTGTCCGTATGGATTGAGGCGAACCCGCAACTGACGGGTACGCTCCTCAAAATTGCCGCCGTGCTGGCCGTCATACTGGTGGTGCTGGGCGTGCTGGCACTCGGTATCGCTGCCATACTCGGCCCGTTTGCGATCATGCGCTTTGTGCTGAGTGCCATCGGGTTACAAGGCGGGATCGTGATCCCGGTATTAAAAGGCATCGGTGCGGCATTGTTGTTCGTCGGTGGTGCAATGAAAGGCGCGTTCCTCTTTCTACTGACCAATCCCATCGGCTTGACCATCTTAGCGATTGTGGCGGCGCTAGCGGCACTCGCAGGAGCGGCCTATCTGATCGTCAACAACTGGACGTCGATTAAGAGCGTGTTATCCGATGCGTGGGCAGGCATTGCCGCCGTGTTTAGCGGTGGTATCGGTGCCATCAGCGCCCGCATTCTGAACTGGTCGCCGGTCGGATTGTTCTATCGGGCGTTCGAGGGCGTGCTGCGCTGGTTCGGGATCGATCTGCCCGCCACCTTTACCGGTTTTGGTGCCAACATCATGCACGGCTTAGTCAACGGCATGTCCGGCGCACTGGGGGCAGTCAAAACGACGATCACCGGCGCGGGGGAAAACGTCATTGGCTGGTTCAAAGACAAGCTCGGCATCCGAAGCCCGAGTCGGGTGTTTGCGGCATTGGGTGACGACACGATGCAAGGCCTCGCCCTTGGTCTGCAACGCAGCGAAGACGCACCGGTCAGGCAGATCGGTACTATGGCAAAACGCCTAACCCAACTCGGCGCGGGTATTGCCATCGGTGCTGCCGCCATCCCCGCGATGGCGTTTGATACCCGCCCACCAATGGCAGCGCGTGGTAGCAACAGCGGCACCGTGTTCCAGGGCGACACGATCCAGATCATCATCCAGACCACACCCACCATGGATGGCAACGCGATTGCGCAAGCGGTGGCACAAGCACTCGACCAGCGCGACCGCGAAAAGCGCGCACGCCAGCGTTCCAGCCTGCATGACTACTAA
- a CDS encoding GpE family phage tail protein translates to MADIAVVFHWDPAAMAAFTLSELMDWREHARLRSTAEQ, encoded by the coding sequence ATGGCCGATATCGCCGTGGTGTTCCACTGGGACCCGGCGGCGATGGCGGCATTTACATTAAGTGAACTGATGGACTGGCGCGAACACGCCAGACTACGCAGCACCGCAGAACAATAA
- a CDS encoding phage tail assembly protein encodes MSTVKTFAAPVSSNHVTVILDEPLQRGDTVITEIQLRKPKAGELRGVSLVDVANLDVMALQKVLPRITQPILTTQDVNNLDLADLMALGAEVAYFLAKKADRNMVSPTA; translated from the coding sequence ATGTCCACCGTCAAAACTTTCGCCGCACCTGTTTCCTCCAACCACGTCACCGTCATCCTGGACGAACCGCTACAGCGCGGCGACACCGTCATCACCGAGATCCAGTTACGCAAACCAAAAGCCGGAGAGTTACGCGGCGTCTCACTGGTCGATGTTGCCAACCTCGATGTGATGGCCCTGCAAAAAGTATTGCCGCGCATCACGCAACCAATTCTCACCACGCAAGATGTCAATAATCTCGACCTTGCCGATCTGATGGCGTTGGGGGCCGAGGTAGCGTATTTTTTAGCGAAGAAAGCGGATCGGAACATGGTCTCCCCGACCGCGTAG
- a CDS encoding phage major tail tube protein, translating to MGLPNKLKDFNLFNDGASYMGLVPELTLPKLSRKMEEYRAGGMSGPIMVDMGNEALTLEWTAGGLIVDALKQYAAKAHNAVQLRFAGGYQNDDTGDVAAVEVVVRGRHKEIDMGSSKVGDDTTHKYSTAVSYYKLTVDNVDLIELDFMNCIENINGVSMNDALRTAIGL from the coding sequence ATGGGCTTACCCAACAAACTCAAAGATTTTAATCTGTTCAACGATGGCGCGTCCTACATGGGACTGGTGCCAGAATTGACGCTCCCCAAACTCAGCCGCAAGATGGAGGAATACCGTGCCGGTGGCATGAGCGGCCCGATCATGGTCGATATGGGGAACGAAGCGCTCACCCTCGAATGGACTGCGGGCGGGTTGATCGTCGACGCCTTAAAACAGTACGCCGCCAAGGCCCACAACGCGGTGCAACTACGCTTTGCCGGTGGCTACCAAAATGACGATACCGGCGACGTGGCGGCGGTTGAAGTCGTGGTGCGCGGACGCCATAAAGAAATCGATATGGGATCCAGTAAAGTCGGCGACGACACCACCCACAAGTACAGTACCGCCGTCAGTTATTACAAACTGACGGTCGATAACGTCGATCTGATTGAACTCGATTTTATGAACTGTATCGAGAACATCAATGGCGTGAGTATGAACGATGCGTTGCGTACAGCCATCGGTTTGTAA
- a CDS encoding phage tail sheath protein, producing MADDYHHGVRVLEINDGTRPIRTISTAVIGLIATADDADPMTFPLDTPVLLTNVIAALGKAGKKGTLRRTLEAIGAQTKPFTIVVRVAEGDDEAATTTNVIGTVTASGKYTGIKALLAAQGKLGIKPRILGAPGLDTQAVTNALVSVAQQLRGFVYASAWGCLTKEDAVAYRKDFGQRELMLIWPDFVSWDTATNAEASIPAVAYALGLRAKIDQTIGWHKTLSNMPVNGPTGISSDVFWDLQDPATDAGYLNSKEVTTLINNGGFRFWGSRTCEVPEFFFFENYTRTAQVLADTIAEAHFTYVDKPLHPSLVKDLIESINAKFRDLKAQGYIIDGSAWYDEAFNSKDTLKAGKLAIDYDYTPVPPLENLVFQQRITDRYLADFASRITA from the coding sequence ATGGCAGACGATTATCACCATGGCGTGCGCGTCCTCGAAATCAACGACGGCACGCGCCCGATCCGCACCATCAGCACCGCCGTCATTGGCCTCATTGCCACCGCCGACGATGCCGACCCAATGACGTTTCCGCTCGACACGCCAGTGTTACTGACCAACGTGATTGCGGCCCTCGGCAAAGCCGGAAAGAAAGGAACACTGCGCCGCACACTGGAAGCCATCGGCGCGCAAACCAAGCCATTTACGATAGTCGTACGCGTGGCCGAAGGCGACGATGAAGCAGCCACCACCACCAACGTGATCGGCACGGTGACCGCCAGCGGCAAATACACCGGCATCAAAGCCTTGCTGGCCGCCCAAGGAAAACTCGGCATCAAGCCGCGCATCCTCGGTGCGCCGGGACTCGACACCCAGGCGGTCACGAATGCGCTGGTCAGCGTGGCGCAGCAGTTGCGTGGTTTTGTGTATGCGTCGGCGTGGGGTTGTTTGACCAAAGAAGACGCGGTCGCCTATCGTAAAGACTTCGGTCAGCGTGAACTGATGCTGATTTGGCCGGACTTTGTGAGTTGGGATACGGCGACCAATGCCGAAGCCAGCATTCCCGCGGTCGCCTATGCATTGGGATTACGCGCCAAGATCGACCAGACCATCGGCTGGCATAAAACCTTGTCGAATATGCCGGTCAACGGCCCGACCGGGATTTCGAGCGATGTGTTCTGGGACTTGCAGGATCCGGCTACCGACGCCGGATACCTGAACAGCAAAGAAGTCACCACGTTAATTAACAATGGTGGCTTCCGGTTCTGGGGTTCGCGCACCTGTGAAGTGCCGGAATTCTTCTTTTTTGAAAACTACACCCGCACCGCCCAAGTGCTGGCCGACACGATAGCCGAGGCGCATTTTACGTATGTCGATAAACCGCTGCATCCGTCGCTGGTCAAAGACTTGATCGAAAGCATCAATGCCAAATTCCGCGACCTGAAAGCACAGGGTTACATCATCGACGGCAGCGCGTGGTACGACGAAGCGTTCAACAGCAAAGACACCTTAAAAGCCGGAAAACTGGCGATTGATTACGACTACACACCCGTTCCCCCGCTGGAAAATCTGGTGTTCCAGCAACGTATTACCGACCGCTATCTGGCCGATTTCGCGAGCCGGATCACCGCGTAA
- a CDS encoding tail fiber assembly protein yields the protein MAKGRMMATRNKVIKTNKNAVATAMPDEATPPASIVPPALPVDRFTYADVRTPVRQANGIRCDVKFDANENYWSFLATPDDVEPHGRAIYAECDSGRWGPVPDYYPSDTELIATAIERISNGLRIATTAITKYQDRVDIDDATPADSALLKAWKTYRVGLNRIIDQPDYPHRLTWPVCPDVISL from the coding sequence ATGGCAAAGGGTCGGATGATGGCAACGCGCAACAAAGTAATAAAAACAAACAAGAACGCTGTAGCAACGGCCATGCCGGACGAAGCGACACCACCGGCGTCCATCGTGCCACCGGCGCTGCCGGTCGACCGCTTTACCTACGCGGATGTGCGCACGCCAGTGCGGCAGGCCAACGGGATCCGGTGCGACGTCAAATTTGACGCCAATGAAAACTATTGGTCCTTTTTAGCGACGCCTGACGATGTCGAACCGCATGGACGCGCGATTTATGCCGAATGTGACAGCGGTCGGTGGGGACCGGTACCGGATTATTACCCGAGCGATACCGAACTGATCGCCACCGCCATCGAGCGCATCAGCAACGGTTTGCGCATCGCCACCACGGCGATTACCAAATATCAGGACCGGGTCGATATCGACGACGCCACACCGGCCGATAGCGCCTTGCTCAAAGCATGGAAAACCTACCGTGTCGGTCTCAATCGGATCATCGACCAGCCCGATTATCCGCATCGTCTGACGTGGCCGGTCTGTCCGGACGTCATCTCTCTTTAA